Proteins found in one Bremerella volcania genomic segment:
- a CDS encoding SGNH/GDSL hydrolase family protein: protein MRTFPTLLFVVAILSLSSFQSLVAQDKTDDNIDWYDVTQWGVEGRILPEQDRARWFDRLPASAEGKVTPAVWGLSRDSAGMMARFKTDATEFWIDYKLKDGGIAMPHMPATGVSGVDLYARDEDGKWKWVTVTKPTAQTVKTNWISGLAPGHREFAAYLPLYNGIESLKIGVKKGSQFEEIAPREKPIVFYGTSITHGACASRPGMVHTAILGRWFDRPVANLGFSGNGRMHKEVGDYLVQVDAAAYVIDCLPNMGATDVAQRCVPLVKQLRAAKPDTPIILVEDRRNTNDWILPARHQHHTANHAALKKAYQELTDAGVKNLYYIEGDHLYGDDTEGATDASHASDLGFMRQAEIFKPVLEKALGSN from the coding sequence ATGAGAACCTTCCCGACGCTCCTTTTCGTCGTCGCTATTCTCTCGTTAAGCTCTTTTCAGTCGCTCGTCGCTCAGGATAAAACCGACGACAATATCGACTGGTACGACGTTACCCAGTGGGGAGTCGAAGGCCGAATTCTGCCAGAGCAAGATCGTGCGCGCTGGTTCGATCGCCTGCCAGCTTCTGCCGAAGGAAAAGTGACGCCGGCCGTATGGGGACTCAGCCGAGACAGTGCCGGCATGATGGCCCGCTTCAAAACCGACGCCACTGAGTTCTGGATCGACTACAAGCTGAAGGATGGCGGCATCGCCATGCCGCATATGCCAGCCACCGGCGTCAGCGGCGTCGATCTGTATGCTCGCGATGAAGACGGGAAGTGGAAGTGGGTCACCGTGACCAAGCCCACCGCGCAAACGGTAAAAACCAACTGGATCAGCGGCCTGGCTCCTGGTCACCGCGAGTTTGCTGCCTACTTGCCGCTATATAACGGAATTGAATCGCTGAAGATTGGGGTCAAGAAGGGATCGCAGTTCGAAGAGATCGCACCGCGCGAGAAGCCGATTGTGTTCTACGGTACCAGCATCACGCATGGTGCTTGTGCCAGCCGCCCAGGCATGGTGCATACGGCAATTCTCGGACGCTGGTTCGATCGTCCGGTGGCTAACCTCGGCTTCTCTGGCAATGGCCGGATGCACAAGGAAGTGGGTGACTACCTGGTTCAAGTCGATGCCGCGGCCTATGTGATCGACTGTCTGCCAAACATGGGCGCCACGGACGTTGCCCAGCGCTGTGTGCCGCTGGTGAAGCAGCTTCGCGCCGCCAAGCCGGACACGCCGATCATCCTGGTCGAGGACCGCCGCAACACGAACGACTGGATTTTACCGGCCCGGCATCAGCATCATACGGCCAACCATGCCGCGCTCAAGAAGGCGTATCAAGAGCTTACCGACGCTGGCGTCAAAAACCTGTATTACATTGAAGGGGATCACCTTTACGGCGACGATACTGAAGGTGCCACCGACGCCTCGCATGCCAGCGACCTGGGCTTCATGCGGCAAGCCGAGATCTTCAAGCCGGTCTTGGAAAAAGCCCTCGGCTCGAACTGA
- a CDS encoding TlpA family protein disulfide reductase, which produces MHRFSLASIVALVTLNFSGLAFGQNPAPGMQMVPVQNVTLDQALAGVRWQGRVPSPASIGDKTPVVMIYASWCPKCNAWSPELFAQIHEMIRDQPVVLFAINADETTRGVSYAVERNLVGPNIFHGDDPSIVQRMGFQSELFMYSVFKDGMQAGRSSAGSYFPKNDGTKEFSIVRDMKSGMGGSFSILTTDMSPRLREILWPAEIGAKLDERSLISLRKNMDESLADEFNSAVTDYLNRQIETIKTSREGTIPQQIKGYEIAEMVATDFKSTPQGRACRELVDKLEEDEVFQNELTAKKLYDQGKQKANSPVTLKRMMGRVISRYADTHYGQEAQKAIDAVQ; this is translated from the coding sequence TTGCATCGTTTTTCTCTAGCTTCAATCGTCGCACTCGTTACCCTGAACTTCTCAGGCTTGGCCTTTGGGCAGAACCCAGCCCCTGGCATGCAGATGGTCCCCGTCCAGAACGTTACGCTCGACCAGGCCTTGGCAGGCGTGCGTTGGCAAGGGCGCGTACCGTCACCAGCGTCGATCGGCGACAAGACTCCAGTCGTGATGATCTACGCCTCTTGGTGCCCCAAGTGCAACGCCTGGTCCCCGGAGCTCTTCGCACAAATCCATGAAATGATTCGCGACCAGCCAGTCGTGCTGTTTGCCATCAACGCCGATGAAACCACGCGCGGCGTCAGCTACGCCGTGGAACGCAACCTGGTTGGGCCGAATATTTTCCACGGAGACGATCCCTCGATCGTCCAGCGAATGGGTTTTCAAAGCGAACTCTTTATGTATTCCGTCTTCAAAGATGGCATGCAGGCCGGGCGATCCTCGGCAGGCAGCTATTTTCCCAAGAACGACGGTACGAAGGAATTCTCCATTGTCCGCGACATGAAATCGGGGATGGGTGGAAGTTTTTCGATCCTGACAACCGATATGTCGCCACGCTTGAGAGAAATCCTGTGGCCTGCGGAAATTGGTGCCAAGTTGGACGAGCGGTCGCTTATCTCCCTGCGAAAGAACATGGACGAATCGCTGGCCGATGAATTCAACTCGGCCGTTACGGACTACTTGAATCGTCAAATTGAAACCATCAAGACCTCGCGAGAAGGCACGATTCCCCAGCAGATCAAGGGTTATGAAATCGCAGAAATGGTGGCCACCGATTTCAAATCGACGCCCCAAGGACGCGCCTGCCGAGAACTGGTCGACAAGTTGGAGGAAGACGAAGTCTTTCAGAACGAGCTGACGGCTAAAAAGCTTTACGATCAAGGCAAACAAAAGGCGAATTCCCCAGTCACGCTGAAAAGAATGATGGGACGCGTCATCAGTCGCTACGCCGACACGCACTATGGCCAGGAAGCCCAAAAGGCGATCGATGCCGTCCAATAG
- a CDS encoding esterase/lipase family protein, whose product MESDNQQDADHAERVILIHGLSGNRWVLGPLNRFLAQNQYLPTRWCYRSVGNSVTNHAQRLRAFLKGEADSLEPLHFVTHSMGGIILRAVLADMHWRRPGRLVMLAPPNHGSRVAALAARGLHYLCPALSDISTSPDSLVHRLPMVDSLDTGVIAGTQDILVHLESTYIENQVDHVLVPCGHNRILRHPESLREILHFLRTGRFSEGACRTAPAASPRGVMV is encoded by the coding sequence ATGGAATCAGATAATCAGCAAGATGCGGATCACGCGGAGCGGGTCATCCTGATCCACGGCCTGTCTGGTAACCGGTGGGTGTTGGGGCCGCTCAATCGGTTTCTCGCGCAGAACCAATATCTCCCGACACGTTGGTGCTACCGTAGCGTGGGAAACAGCGTGACCAACCATGCCCAGCGGTTACGAGCGTTTCTCAAAGGGGAAGCCGACTCGCTGGAGCCGCTGCACTTCGTTACGCATAGCATGGGGGGAATCATCCTCAGGGCTGTGCTTGCGGACATGCATTGGCGCAGGCCAGGGAGACTCGTCATGCTGGCACCCCCAAATCATGGCTCAAGAGTCGCTGCGCTCGCGGCCCGCGGGCTTCATTACCTCTGCCCTGCCCTGTCCGATATTTCTACTTCGCCCGATAGCCTGGTACATCGACTGCCGATGGTCGACTCGCTTGATACGGGCGTGATTGCCGGGACACAGGACATTCTGGTTCATCTGGAAAGTACCTACATCGAGAATCAGGTCGATCACGTGCTCGTTCCGTGTGGACACAATCGCATCTTGCGTCATCCGGAATCACTGCGAGAGATTCTGCACTTCCTGAGAACCGGTCGCTTTTCCGAGGGGGCCTGCCGCACGGCACCGGCCGCTTCGCCGCGCGGCGTTATGGTATGA
- a CDS encoding GNAT family N-acetyltransferase — protein sequence MQFVPCTYEEHAQAILEIFNDAIVHSTALYDYHPRPMESMVTWFATKKAGNFPVIGVVDEAGQLMGFASYGTFRPWAAYKYTVEHSVYVHKDHRGKGLGMMLMKRLIEMAEQNDVHVLVGGIDLSNAGSVRLHEKLGFELSGTIRQVAYKFGRWLDLGFYQLVLKTPSQPVEG from the coding sequence ATGCAGTTTGTACCTTGCACCTACGAAGAACACGCCCAGGCGATTCTGGAGATCTTTAACGACGCGATCGTGCATTCCACGGCGCTGTATGATTATCATCCGCGTCCCATGGAAAGTATGGTTACTTGGTTCGCCACCAAGAAGGCAGGTAACTTCCCCGTGATTGGCGTCGTCGACGAGGCTGGCCAACTGATGGGCTTTGCCAGTTACGGGACCTTTCGCCCCTGGGCCGCCTACAAGTACACCGTTGAACATTCGGTCTACGTTCATAAGGATCATCGCGGTAAAGGGCTCGGTATGATGCTGATGAAACGGCTGATCGAAATGGCCGAACAGAACGATGTTCATGTTCTGGTTGGCGGCATCGATCTGAGCAACGCGGGAAGTGTTCGCCTGCACGAGAAGCTCGGCTTTGAACTCTCTGGGACGATACGACAGGTCGCCTACAAATTCGGTCGCTGGTTAGACCTGGGGTTCTATCAATTGGTGCTCAAAACGCCGTCCCAACCAGTCGAAGGTTAA
- a CDS encoding Rieske (2Fe-2S) protein, whose amino-acid sequence MPNWIDVAAEADCQLGQALEVVAAKRMVAVYHTEEGYFATDGMCAHQGGPVGQGELCGNIVTCPWHGWQYDVTSGKHLLSSIHLDCYPVKVEDGRIWVDIPSDDEG is encoded by the coding sequence ATGCCGAATTGGATTGACGTCGCGGCCGAAGCCGACTGCCAGCTTGGTCAAGCGTTGGAGGTGGTTGCCGCCAAGAGAATGGTCGCCGTCTATCACACCGAGGAAGGCTACTTCGCGACCGATGGCATGTGCGCTCATCAAGGAGGCCCGGTCGGTCAGGGAGAACTTTGCGGCAACATCGTGACCTGTCCCTGGCATGGCTGGCAGTATGACGTCACCAGCGGCAAGCACCTACTCAGCTCGATCCATCTCGATTGCTATCCGGTGAAAGTCGAAGATGGCCGCATCTGGGTCGACATTCCGTCTGACGACGAAGGTTAG
- a CDS encoding DUF1559 family PulG-like putative transporter — protein MRTHSRQGFTLVELLVVIAIIGVLIALLLPAVQQAREAARRMQCTNNLKQWALASHNFADINKGFMPLAAMNSGGTVENGQTYQRVTFAVFMWPFIEQSALYDQYNIADPFYTSPNIDTHRVFVSGYYCPSDKVNVTQAQSDTYWRVMGNYVTNMGNTHLHQNAADQAIFSGSPFGVRHMYRFADLTDGTSNTAGFSEILIASPNQLDDNRGDMLNDEGSPGFMSINTPNSRVPDQCRQCKDTTEDPNHADYRRMPCTQVGSNQEYQIAARSNHPGGVNVSMMDGSVRFVAETISDTVWEAALSGRGGESLQLP, from the coding sequence ATGCGAACTCATTCACGACAAGGCTTTACCCTCGTCGAACTCCTGGTCGTCATCGCCATCATCGGCGTTCTGATTGCATTGCTATTGCCGGCGGTCCAACAGGCCCGCGAAGCCGCTCGTCGCATGCAGTGCACCAATAACCTGAAGCAGTGGGCATTGGCCTCCCACAACTTCGCGGACATCAACAAAGGGTTCATGCCGCTGGCTGCCATGAATAGCGGCGGCACCGTCGAGAATGGCCAAACGTACCAACGAGTCACATTCGCCGTCTTCATGTGGCCATTCATCGAACAGTCGGCCCTGTACGATCAATACAACATTGCCGATCCCTTCTACACTTCGCCCAACATCGACACGCATCGCGTATTTGTGTCCGGCTATTACTGCCCGTCCGACAAAGTGAACGTCACCCAGGCGCAGTCCGATACTTACTGGCGAGTCATGGGAAACTACGTTACGAACATGGGTAATACCCACCTGCACCAGAACGCCGCCGATCAGGCCATCTTTAGCGGTTCGCCATTTGGTGTTCGTCACATGTATCGCTTTGCAGACCTGACCGATGGCACGTCAAACACCGCAGGCTTCTCCGAGATTTTGATTGCTTCGCCCAACCAGCTTGATGACAACCGCGGCGACATGCTCAACGACGAAGGGAGCCCCGGCTTCATGTCGATCAACACGCCGAACTCGCGCGTTCCTGACCAGTGTCGTCAGTGTAAAGATACGACCGAAGATCCTAACCATGCCGACTATCGACGGATGCCATGTACCCAGGTTGGCAGCAACCAGGAATATCAGATCGCAGCTCGCAGCAATCATCCCGGCGGTGTGAACGTGAGCATGATGGATGGCTCGGTTCGCTTCGTTGCCGAAACGATCAGCGACACCGTATGGGAAGCCGCATTGTCGGGTCGCGGTGGCGAATCGCTGCAGCTTCCATAG
- a CDS encoding glycine zipper domain-containing protein gives MRRVAPIIYVVVIASAASLGCRSPYHQDQLGVLGAGTGALAGAAIGSASGHTAGGAIIGGLVGATAGSAVGAHMDEVEARNQALFQQRLGRSIEGQTTFDDVIAMSKAGLGDQVITTHIRRHGVAQVPSAQDLVYLKTNGVSDAAINAMQNPPVEVVSAPVRDRVIVEEHYYGPAPYCGPHWHRRHYHHRPGVHWGITVGH, from the coding sequence ATGCGCAGGGTCGCGCCAATCATTTACGTCGTTGTAATCGCTTCGGCCGCTTCGCTCGGCTGCCGGTCCCCTTACCACCAGGACCAACTGGGCGTCTTGGGTGCCGGTACCGGTGCTTTGGCGGGTGCGGCGATTGGTAGTGCTTCAGGTCATACCGCCGGTGGTGCAATCATCGGTGGACTGGTCGGTGCCACTGCGGGATCGGCCGTCGGAGCGCACATGGACGAAGTCGAAGCCCGAAATCAGGCCCTCTTCCAGCAGCGTCTGGGACGAAGCATCGAAGGACAAACAACCTTTGATGATGTGATTGCGATGAGCAAGGCCGGCCTCGGCGACCAGGTAATTACCACGCATATCCGCCGGCACGGTGTGGCTCAGGTGCCATCGGCTCAGGATCTGGTTTATCTGAAGACAAACGGCGTGAGCGATGCCGCCATTAACGCAATGCAAAATCCGCCGGTCGAAGTTGTCTCGGCCCCGGTGCGAGACCGGGTAATCGTTGAGGAACACTACTACGGCCCCGCCCCATACTGCGGCCCGCACTGGCATCGTCGCCACTACCACCATCGACCAGGAGTCCATTGGGGCATCACGGTCGGACACTAA
- a CDS encoding outer membrane protein assembly factor BamB family protein, producing the protein MSSEPASGNPEAPESQASDMVASAEKRYLPPRWIWVVSTLFLILGVVGFFGRVLGNGPLADLYDALWIFRDPAICNVMALIGGFFACFIPLVWFTFASGWPAAIRFTPITLIGLIVVGFFAVYEIRGVSGEMVPRFGYRFGKAPDQRLGEFTASEANQAGDESLTVADDPNAFPQFLGPERDSRLPGPQLETDWAAHPPEEIWRMPIGAGWSGFSALDGRIYTMEQRDHEELVTCYDMKTGTPIWGTGIEARHYTVMGYVGPRCTPLLFDGRVYALGATGVLRCLNGRSGEVVWQHDLLEMYGVSSDVEVKNIAWGRANSPLAYELDGRKIVIIPAGGPDKTKKDAMVSLVAFDAATGETVWEGGHEQISYASPSVAQIDGKDQIISVNESTITGHDPATGKQLWSFDWPGNSNGNATCSQVHSLGNNRFFVSKGYGQGASIFEVKADGDGFTTEALWSNTRVLKTKFTNVAILGDYVFGLNDGILEKVKLEAKRPEWRERGFGHGQVLLVDDVLLVMGEEGNLAAVDTASEDYHEFSRIKALSGEIAPTWNPMCLYGDLLLVRNAEEAACYKLPTKN; encoded by the coding sequence ATGAGTAGCGAACCCGCAAGCGGAAACCCAGAAGCACCTGAGTCGCAGGCCAGCGACATGGTAGCCAGTGCCGAGAAGCGTTACCTTCCTCCACGCTGGATTTGGGTGGTTAGTACCTTGTTTCTAATACTAGGAGTCGTGGGATTCTTCGGACGTGTCCTCGGCAACGGACCTCTGGCCGATCTATATGACGCGTTGTGGATTTTTCGCGACCCGGCGATCTGCAATGTGATGGCACTAATCGGCGGCTTCTTTGCCTGCTTCATCCCGCTCGTCTGGTTTACCTTTGCCAGCGGATGGCCGGCTGCGATTCGATTTACGCCGATCACGCTGATCGGCTTGATCGTCGTCGGTTTCTTTGCGGTCTACGAGATTCGAGGAGTCTCCGGCGAGATGGTTCCCCGGTTCGGTTACCGCTTCGGAAAAGCACCAGACCAGCGTCTGGGCGAGTTTACCGCTTCGGAAGCGAATCAGGCTGGAGACGAGTCCCTTACCGTCGCCGACGATCCAAATGCGTTTCCTCAATTCCTTGGCCCTGAACGCGACAGTCGTCTGCCCGGTCCCCAACTTGAGACCGATTGGGCCGCCCATCCGCCGGAAGAGATTTGGCGAATGCCGATCGGTGCCGGCTGGTCGGGCTTCTCAGCCCTCGATGGTCGGATCTACACGATGGAGCAGCGTGACCATGAAGAACTGGTGACCTGCTACGACATGAAGACCGGCACGCCTATCTGGGGAACCGGCATCGAGGCGCGTCACTACACGGTGATGGGTTACGTCGGACCCCGCTGTACTCCGCTGCTCTTCGATGGACGTGTCTATGCGTTGGGTGCTACCGGAGTGCTGCGCTGTTTGAATGGGCGTAGCGGCGAAGTCGTTTGGCAGCACGACCTGTTAGAAATGTATGGCGTTTCGTCCGACGTCGAGGTGAAGAATATTGCCTGGGGCCGCGCGAATAGTCCGCTGGCTTATGAATTGGACGGCCGCAAGATCGTCATCATTCCTGCTGGCGGGCCGGACAAAACGAAAAAGGACGCAATGGTCTCACTGGTGGCCTTCGATGCGGCAACGGGAGAGACCGTCTGGGAAGGTGGACACGAACAAATCAGCTACGCCTCGCCCAGCGTTGCTCAGATCGACGGCAAAGACCAGATCATCAGCGTGAACGAATCGACCATCACCGGTCACGATCCGGCGACCGGCAAGCAGTTGTGGTCTTTTGACTGGCCGGGCAACTCCAACGGAAACGCAACCTGTTCTCAGGTGCACTCGCTGGGGAACAATCGCTTCTTTGTCTCTAAAGGTTATGGGCAAGGTGCGAGTATCTTCGAGGTGAAAGCGGACGGAGATGGTTTCACGACCGAAGCCTTGTGGAGCAATACCCGCGTCTTGAAGACCAAGTTCACCAATGTCGCGATCTTGGGTGACTATGTCTTCGGTCTGAATGACGGCATCTTGGAAAAGGTTAAGTTGGAAGCCAAACGCCCCGAATGGCGCGAACGTGGTTTTGGCCACGGCCAGGTTTTGTTGGTGGATGATGTGCTTTTGGTGATGGGGGAAGAAGGGAACCTGGCGGCAGTCGATACCGCCTCGGAAGACTACCACGAGTTCTCGCGGATTAAGGCGCTCTCCGGTGAAATCGCTCCGACGTGGAACCCAATGTGTCTGTACGGCGATTTGCTGCTGGTGCGCAACGCCGAGGAAGCAGCTTGCTACAAGCTTCCGACGAAGAACTAG
- a CDS encoding ACP S-malonyltransferase, protein MADQITGQLSTTAFVFRGYNVTNLGRTPELLNHPRFGGYVARRLEQCGRIASDVMHRRIDLLGRVSRGEETDLDSYSDAIALIMAVEMAHVDILEQEYHVQLAKAQYLMGYSLGELTALVAGQCLSLEDALTIPLSLSTDTAKLAPTCTLAVVFCRKKTLSADRVHHLCQEINAEGKGLIGISAILSPNSLIVIGEEDTTTRLHKRLQETIADRVHLKKNPHKWPPMHTPIVWREHINSRASLLMSQMKSGFTAPKPPVLSLVTGACSYNDSNVRDLICQWVDKPQHLWQAVYHTLSSGTESLIHLGPEPNIVPATYSRLAENVEAQVKASISTRALSTLVYRPWLNALIGERAYLLRAPTIKQTNLEDWLIDKAS, encoded by the coding sequence ATGGCGGATCAGATAACTGGGCAACTGAGTACGACTGCGTTCGTCTTTCGCGGCTACAACGTCACGAATTTGGGCCGCACGCCGGAGTTACTAAACCACCCGCGGTTCGGCGGATACGTGGCTAGACGGCTAGAGCAATGTGGCCGGATTGCGTCCGACGTAATGCATCGGCGGATTGATTTGCTGGGTCGAGTGAGCCGGGGCGAGGAGACGGACCTGGATAGTTACTCGGACGCGATCGCGCTGATCATGGCCGTGGAAATGGCGCACGTCGATATTCTCGAACAGGAGTACCATGTCCAACTGGCCAAGGCCCAATACCTGATGGGCTACAGCCTCGGTGAACTGACGGCTTTGGTTGCAGGCCAATGCTTAAGCCTGGAAGACGCACTTACCATACCACTTTCCCTATCCACCGATACCGCCAAGCTGGCACCGACATGTACGCTCGCGGTTGTTTTTTGTCGCAAGAAGACTCTCAGCGCCGATCGCGTTCATCATCTTTGCCAAGAGATTAACGCGGAGGGAAAAGGGCTGATCGGGATCTCGGCGATTCTTTCCCCAAACTCGCTGATCGTCATTGGTGAAGAAGACACCACGACGCGTCTGCACAAACGGCTTCAGGAAACCATCGCCGATCGCGTTCACTTGAAGAAGAATCCTCACAAGTGGCCCCCGATGCACACGCCAATCGTCTGGCGCGAGCATATCAATTCTCGGGCCTCGCTGTTGATGAGCCAGATGAAAAGCGGGTTTACCGCCCCCAAGCCTCCGGTGCTGTCGCTGGTGACCGGCGCGTGTAGTTACAACGACTCAAACGTTCGCGACCTCATCTGTCAGTGGGTCGACAAGCCTCAGCACTTGTGGCAAGCCGTCTACCACACGCTTAGCAGCGGCACCGAGTCACTTATCCATCTCGGCCCCGAGCCCAACATCGTGCCGGCTACCTACAGTCGTCTGGCCGAGAACGTCGAAGCCCAGGTCAAAGCCAGCATCAGCACGCGGGCACTCTCCACGCTCGTCTATCGCCCCTGGCTCAATGCTTTGATTGGTGAACGTGCCTATCTGCTACGTGCGCCAACCATCAAGCAGACGAACCTCGAAGACTGGCTCATCGACAAGGCCAGCTAG
- a CDS encoding SDR family NAD(P)-dependent oxidoreductase, with product METIPETATTDFNLKGKVAAVTGAASGIGRAIALQLARQGASLILHTRSNDHGLRETANLAQAIRPQIAVELLIEDFQDPQQQDRFCQQAWDWSGGIDILVNNAGVDVLTGEAAQLTFEEKLELVYRVDVVSTIRIARALGSKMKAIPGRSIVNIGWDQAAHGMEGDSGEMFAVSKGAIIAFSKSLAKSLAPNVRVNCVAPGWIQTAWGEESSDYWQDRAQRESLAQTWGKPEDVAAAVGFLVSPAARFVNGQVVPVNGGFNHGGQLPRNVKES from the coding sequence ATGGAAACCATCCCGGAAACCGCAACGACCGATTTCAATTTGAAGGGAAAAGTCGCGGCCGTGACGGGTGCTGCCAGCGGAATCGGCCGAGCGATTGCCTTGCAACTGGCCCGTCAGGGGGCTTCCCTAATCCTGCACACGCGCAGCAACGATCACGGCCTGCGCGAGACCGCCAACCTGGCCCAGGCCATCCGTCCTCAGATTGCGGTCGAGTTATTGATCGAAGACTTCCAAGATCCACAGCAGCAAGATCGCTTTTGTCAGCAGGCCTGGGATTGGAGTGGAGGGATTGACATTCTGGTTAATAACGCTGGAGTGGATGTCCTGACTGGTGAGGCCGCACAGTTAACCTTCGAGGAAAAGCTGGAACTCGTCTACCGCGTCGACGTCGTTTCCACGATTCGAATTGCCAGAGCTCTGGGTAGCAAGATGAAAGCCATTCCTGGTAGAAGCATCGTGAACATCGGCTGGGATCAAGCCGCGCATGGCATGGAGGGAGACAGCGGCGAGATGTTTGCCGTCTCGAAAGGGGCGATCATCGCGTTCTCGAAGAGTTTGGCCAAGTCGCTCGCACCCAACGTACGCGTCAATTGCGTCGCCCCTGGCTGGATTCAGACCGCTTGGGGAGAAGAAAGTTCTGACTATTGGCAAGACCGCGCCCAACGCGAGTCGCTGGCGCAGACCTGGGGTAAGCCGGAAGACGTTGCGGCGGCGGTTGGCTTTCTCGTTTCTCCGGCGGCGCGATTCGTCAATGGACAAGTCGTTCCGGTCAACGGTGGATTCAACCATGGAGGTCAGCTTCCACGAAACGTGAAGGAGTCTTAA
- a CDS encoding DUF6513 domain-containing protein gives MPQPHIHFVTGKLAESSLRSVLAQLAPKAGFEYSVQVLNITVAALMTADWIARRIQVPPEATQVMVTGYCRGDLKLIEEAAGVPVERGPKDLRQLPDWFDQPSLADDYGEYDVEIIAEINHAPSFTLEEIVAEARELRAAGADRIDVGCDPGSIWAGVADCVKALRDEGLQVSVDSLEPQEIAPAVKAGASLVLSVNSSNREHAADWDCEVVVIPDDPKSLKGFDETINYLVGKNVPFRLDPILEPISFGFTESIVRYYETRRRYPDAEMMMGIGNLTELTDADSAGINVMLLGICQELGIRSVLTTQVINWARTSVRECDLARRLMRYALTHRTLPKRIEPKLVTLRDPKLSEPTEEELAQLPQQLKDKNYRLFVAQQTLHLICSDLHLRDDDPFSLFEKLEETNPANLNPSHAFYLGFELCKAMTALHLGKQYRQDEALDWGYLTHAEESHRINLHKDRRKSEEPGEVNDES, from the coding sequence ATGCCCCAGCCTCACATTCATTTCGTTACGGGGAAGCTGGCTGAATCGTCTCTGCGAAGCGTCCTGGCCCAGTTGGCGCCCAAGGCAGGCTTCGAGTATTCGGTACAGGTCCTCAACATAACCGTTGCCGCGCTGATGACGGCCGACTGGATTGCCCGGCGGATTCAAGTTCCGCCGGAAGCGACCCAAGTGATGGTAACCGGATATTGCCGAGGCGACTTAAAGCTGATCGAAGAAGCGGCCGGCGTGCCGGTCGAGCGTGGTCCCAAGGACCTGCGGCAACTTCCGGACTGGTTCGATCAACCTTCCCTGGCCGATGACTATGGCGAGTATGACGTCGAAATCATCGCCGAGATCAATCACGCACCCAGCTTCACTCTGGAAGAGATCGTGGCCGAGGCCCGCGAGCTCCGCGCAGCTGGTGCCGACCGTATCGATGTGGGATGCGATCCCGGTAGCATCTGGGCAGGAGTCGCCGACTGCGTGAAGGCGCTGCGCGATGAAGGCCTACAGGTTTCAGTCGATAGCCTCGAACCGCAAGAGATTGCCCCTGCAGTGAAGGCCGGGGCGAGCCTGGTATTGTCCGTCAATTCAAGTAACCGCGAGCACGCGGCCGATTGGGACTGCGAAGTCGTCGTGATCCCGGATGATCCGAAATCACTGAAAGGGTTTGACGAGACGATTAACTATTTGGTCGGTAAGAACGTTCCCTTTCGCTTGGATCCGATTCTCGAGCCGATCTCGTTCGGGTTCACCGAAAGTATCGTCCGTTATTATGAAACCCGACGTCGCTATCCCGATGCCGAGATGATGATGGGCATTGGCAACCTGACCGAACTGACCGATGCCGACTCGGCCGGCATCAATGTGATGCTGCTGGGAATTTGCCAGGAACTGGGCATTCGCAGCGTGCTGACCACGCAGGTCATCAACTGGGCTCGGACGAGCGTTCGGGAATGCGATCTGGCTCGGCGTTTGATGCGGTACGCGCTAACGCATCGCACGCTCCCCAAGCGGATCGAGCCGAAGCTGGTGACCCTGCGCGATCCGAAGTTGAGCGAGCCTACGGAGGAAGAGTTGGCTCAACTGCCCCAGCAACTCAAGGATAAGAACTACCGGCTGTTCGTCGCTCAGCAGACGCTGCACTTGATCTGCAGTGACCTGCATTTGCGGGATGATGATCCCTTCTCCCTCTTCGAGAAGTTAGAAGAAACGAACCCGGCCAACTTGAATCCATCGCACGCGTTCTACCTCGGTTTCGAGTTATGCAAAGCGATGACGGCTCTTCATTTGGGTAAGCAATACCGTCAGGACGAAGCACTCGACTGGGGCTACCTGACGCACGCCGAAGAGTCGCACCGCATCAATCTTCATAAGGATCGACGCAAGTCCGAAGAGCCGGGGGAGGTCAATGATGAATCGTAA